One Pseudomonas entomophila genomic window carries:
- a CDS encoding asparagine synthetase B family protein, with product MNRPAQVTTAEAASARLCGGLGGGVGDLRPWLSPMCQALGLEADHLPSTAHSHTLWCGELLNRAQLQDWLGLAAQPCTDDELLTQAFLAWGEVATLNRIDGKFALAHWNAERQRLVLACDRTTQFTVFYGRLNEHWLFSSDFGAFRPLHRQLEVDRQTLALFVRYGFVPAPQTLYRQVRKLQPGHWVSLSAQDADEVAQQPYAPSSWAYLPTTQRKPIEAGPATQVFERHLLAAVAARQDGSTTGAFMSSGFDSTLGAALLQKIQGKPIHTFTAGFQGMHCNEAPDAAAIARHLGTLHHEIRLDDAALAGVVPEIPNAYGEPLADSSQLPSMLLARAASEYVDTVFAGDGADCVLGEYAQRLDMYRSVLRARRLPAWGRAALGRGLELAERCSTPLATSLARWLGRRLALDDPGRDAFEDVRGVLAANGLGQVERVLGARVLDPGRLVLGTDWLDIPWPGTGTEPPRLSVLLDQLVQVQGEILIAPVTQKTIGACDHAGLRVAMPFLDGALLDFARGLPHPLKHRKNTSKWLLRQVAYQYIPRALLERRKLGFSIWVSPLLRHHLRDWAEHLLAPGRLRDEGFFDVAQVRWEWKRLLHHGEHFREERLWSVLMFQQWLDTSRAFSLRGNG from the coding sequence ATGAACCGCCCGGCGCAGGTCACCACCGCCGAGGCTGCGTCTGCGCGCCTGTGTGGTGGGCTGGGCGGTGGCGTGGGCGATCTGCGGCCCTGGCTGTCGCCCATGTGTCAGGCCCTGGGGCTCGAGGCCGACCACCTGCCGTCCACCGCGCACAGCCACACACTGTGGTGCGGCGAGCTGCTCAACCGCGCCCAGTTGCAGGACTGGCTGGGCTTGGCGGCGCAGCCGTGTACCGATGACGAGCTGCTGACCCAGGCGTTCCTGGCCTGGGGCGAAGTGGCGACCCTGAACAGGATCGACGGCAAGTTCGCCCTGGCGCACTGGAACGCCGAGCGACAGCGGCTGGTCCTGGCCTGCGACCGTACCACGCAGTTCACGGTGTTCTACGGCCGACTGAATGAGCACTGGTTGTTCAGCAGCGACTTCGGCGCCTTCCGCCCGTTGCACCGGCAACTGGAAGTGGACCGGCAGACGCTGGCGCTGTTTGTGCGCTACGGTTTCGTTCCCGCGCCGCAAACCCTCTACCGGCAGGTGCGCAAGCTGCAGCCCGGCCACTGGGTGTCGCTGTCGGCCCAGGACGCCGATGAAGTGGCGCAACAGCCCTATGCGCCTTCATCCTGGGCGTACCTGCCGACCACCCAGCGCAAGCCCATCGAGGCAGGGCCCGCCACGCAGGTCTTCGAGCGCCATCTGCTGGCGGCCGTCGCAGCGCGGCAGGACGGCTCCACGACAGGTGCCTTCATGTCCAGCGGGTTCGACTCGACCCTGGGCGCGGCGCTGCTGCAGAAAATCCAGGGCAAGCCCATCCACACCTTCACCGCAGGCTTCCAGGGCATGCATTGCAACGAGGCCCCGGACGCTGCGGCCATTGCCCGTCACCTGGGAACCCTGCACCACGAGATCCGGCTCGATGACGCGGCGCTGGCAGGTGTGGTGCCTGAAATCCCCAATGCCTATGGCGAACCCCTGGCCGACTCGTCGCAACTGCCCTCGATGCTGTTGGCCCGCGCCGCCAGCGAGTACGTCGACACGGTGTTCGCCGGCGATGGCGCCGATTGCGTGCTGGGCGAGTACGCCCAGCGCCTGGACATGTACCGCAGCGTGCTTCGTGCACGCCGCTTGCCAGCTTGGGGCAGGGCTGCACTGGGCCGCGGCCTGGAGCTGGCCGAACGGTGCTCGACGCCGCTGGCGACAAGCCTGGCCCGTTGGCTCGGTCGACGCCTGGCGTTGGACGACCCCGGCCGTGACGCTTTCGAGGATGTACGTGGCGTGTTGGCCGCCAATGGCCTGGGGCAGGTGGAGCGTGTGCTGGGCGCACGGGTGCTGGACCCCGGGCGCCTGGTGCTCGGCACAGACTGGCTGGATATTCCCTGGCCGGGGACCGGCACAGAGCCACCCAGGTTGTCGGTGCTGCTCGACCAGTTGGTGCAGGTGCAGGGGGAAATCCTCATCGCGCCAGTGACGCAGAAGACCATCGGTGCCTGCGATCACGCCGGCCTGCGGGTGGCCATGCCGTTTCTCGACGGGGCGCTGCTGGACTTCGCCAGGGGCTTGCCCCACCCCCTCAAGCACCGCAAGAACACCTCCAAGTGGCTGCTGCGCCAGGTGGCCTACCAATACATCCCCAGGGCCTTGCTCGAGCGCAGGAAGCTGGGCTTCAGCATCTGGGTGAGCCCGCTGCTGCGCCATCACTTGCGCGACTGGGCCGAGCACCTGCTGGCACCTGGGCGCCTGCGCGACGAAGGCTTTTTCGACGTGGCCCAGGTGCGGTGGGAGTGGAAGCGGTTGCTGCACCACGGCGAGCACTTCAGGGAAGAGCGGTTGTGGTCGGTGCTGATGTTTCAACAATGGCTCGACACCAGCCGGGCCTTCAGCTTGCGGGGGAACGGATGA
- a CDS encoding Gfo/Idh/MocA family protein → MSAIRTALIGCGTVCDWHLEELDKLRDLFDVRCLCDSVPGKAQALAQKWRVAGWSEDFQQVLDDPLIECVWILTPPFNHAELAIAALRANKHVFCEKPLAKTSAQCQEVVRVAEDSQRVFLLGYPMRFSADAGNLRKVVQSGVLGRPVVLRDVWAVCKGADSPAIHDAELGGGVVFEHTHWLDFVTWMFGPARKVYASTRKLKLGPTSAHDTVIAVIDFVSGDQALWSESWAASGLGWEPLCVGRAGIRPTFDVVGEQGVLQFPNARGEKVLSLYRYDRPEQPVSTWNWQHDWGTNDDAFPNEHRHLYACIRHGTPPVCQARDGLRAVQLAEAILESSRSGQPVFLQP, encoded by the coding sequence ATGAGCGCGATACGAACGGCCTTGATCGGCTGCGGCACGGTGTGCGACTGGCACCTGGAGGAGCTGGACAAGCTCAGGGACCTGTTCGACGTGCGTTGCCTGTGCGACAGCGTGCCGGGCAAGGCCCAGGCGCTGGCGCAGAAGTGGCGGGTGGCGGGTTGGAGCGAGGACTTCCAGCAGGTGCTGGACGACCCGCTGATCGAGTGTGTGTGGATCCTGACGCCGCCCTTCAACCATGCCGAACTCGCCATCGCGGCGCTGCGGGCCAACAAGCACGTGTTCTGCGAAAAGCCCCTGGCCAAGACCTCGGCGCAATGCCAGGAGGTGGTGCGGGTGGCCGAGGACAGCCAGCGGGTGTTCCTGCTGGGCTACCCGATGCGCTTTTCCGCCGATGCCGGCAACCTGCGCAAGGTCGTGCAAAGCGGCGTGCTGGGGCGCCCGGTGGTGCTGCGGGATGTCTGGGCGGTGTGCAAGGGCGCCGACAGCCCGGCCATCCACGATGCCGAGCTGGGCGGCGGGGTGGTGTTCGAACACACCCACTGGCTGGACTTCGTGACCTGGATGTTCGGCCCGGCACGCAAGGTCTACGCCTCAACCCGCAAGCTCAAGCTGGGGCCGACCAGCGCCCACGACACGGTGATCGCGGTCATCGATTTCGTCTCCGGCGACCAGGCGCTGTGGTCGGAGTCCTGGGCCGCCAGCGGCCTGGGCTGGGAGCCCTTGTGCGTGGGGCGCGCCGGGATCCGCCCGACCTTCGACGTGGTCGGCGAGCAGGGCGTGCTGCAGTTCCCCAACGCCCGGGGCGAGAAGGTCTTGAGCCTGTATCGCTACGACCGGCCCGAACAGCCGGTCAGCACCTGGAACTGGCAGCACGACTGGGGCACCAACGACGACGCCTTCCCCAATGAACACAGGCACTTGTATGCCTGCATCCGCCATGGCACGCCGCCAGTGTGCCAGGCCCGCGACGGCCTGCGCGCGGTGCAGCTGGCCGAAGCCATTCTCGAATCCAGCCGCAGCGGCCAGCCGGTGTTCCTGCAGCCATAG